One segment of Nostoc piscinale CENA21 DNA contains the following:
- a CDS encoding NACHT domain-containing protein: protein MGKPKTFLLTLLVFDGETHMGRNLSYEAGKENAKILLNALLSFVEDVGESRDIKADWQDDHQLWVTHSTLEGLAKLTSSLDIEAIRNALNCLKALDILEDKREATNTKTRTNSKVWRFAVKFPSIDKETNLNWLFKSDGEWDQRREAKKSKSRKVSQSSVAKSQSIDWREVCTTILKNQQEAARLRRKATEQGFEVNVYVPLGLVERQQQQRRQIDECQDRAQIYELTQEVIVKTYEHDAFLQEVITQQPSGNNQHIAIIGEPGAGKTTLLSTIAAFIHNKTQDLPICISLANLQGRTIEEYLLKQWLTDAMKLVKSDAVVTPEIERQLLECFAKERVWLLLDGVDEMGEDSPVQALTKINRELTASLRQARVVLTCRLNVWDAQVNNTLTGFDTYKTQEFKPEQIDEFIQQWFERAGNLAKGKTLQDKLKATQHENIRNLVTNPLRLSLLCQTFYLDKQGELPETKAALYQRFTRYFYEWKSELFPELCNSDDLKDELHRALSKLAFAGINSPARFRLRRSLARQEMGERLFKLAEKVGWLNLVDRLAVDDEEVYAFFHPNFQEYFAALNVDDWHEFLNHIPENPTQGIYRIFEPQWREVILLWLGREDIQTTLKEQFLNDLLNFQDYCGDFYYFKAYFLAAECIMELRYYLDIEPKKIILKVIKYAFGYFDKQQLKWCFFVQPISHEARKIIQKKLEVQKIKSYLLQLLDNCSDSNVRWDIANTLDKIGVSNKKIKAILTAGVTSKLKPHVSESVKQLINIIKLSSNSKPSHTTDLLLNDSQNLELFDSFLLGDSELIEQVQNSEDWFVIVRATENLQNILKISQLVEIVKTFKPYLLELHEYLSDEVENKHFRYQYIYEIVWHCAQNMTYPDFYNAWHWEKHKPVTLNQPNLPQRLQTAIKNDPHLSQSIHLIYIDTSKFIEPDNSAAEIYAEMVSQGCPERTSGEPNNMSGLKVYFKLLKTDKRVVLVFYPGATNPTDEATYSKAFLNAISKFEGTICLISDPIPNYNTLKVFTPHQSVDEILEWLRVS, encoded by the coding sequence GTAACGCATTCCACCTTAGAAGGACTGGCTAAACTAACAAGCAGTTTAGATATTGAGGCAATTCGGAATGCACTTAACTGTCTAAAAGCCTTAGATATTTTAGAAGACAAGCGCGAAGCCACTAACACTAAAACTAGAACTAACTCAAAAGTGTGGCGTTTCGCGGTAAAGTTTCCCAGCATCGACAAAGAAACAAACCTCAACTGGTTGTTTAAGTCAGACGGAGAATGGGATCAGCGTCGAGAAGCTAAAAAATCTAAATCTCGTAAAGTTTCCCAGTCGTCGGTTGCTAAATCTCAAAGTATTGACTGGCGCGAAGTTTGCACCACCATACTAAAAAATCAGCAGGAAGCAGCAAGACTCAGACGCAAGGCGACAGAACAAGGTTTTGAAGTTAACGTTTATGTTCCCTTGGGGTTGGTGGAACGCCAACAGCAGCAACGCCGACAGATAGATGAATGTCAAGACAGGGCGCAAATCTATGAGTTAACCCAAGAAGTTATAGTCAAAACCTATGAACATGACGCATTTTTGCAAGAAGTAATTACACAACAGCCAAGCGGCAATAATCAACATATTGCTATCATCGGTGAACCGGGAGCAGGTAAGACCACTTTATTAAGTACAATTGCTGCCTTTATTCACAACAAAACTCAAGATTTACCCATTTGTATTTCTCTCGCCAACTTACAGGGAAGAACTATTGAGGAATATTTACTCAAGCAATGGCTGACTGACGCAATGAAATTAGTTAAATCTGATGCTGTCGTCACGCCAGAAATTGAACGTCAATTACTTGAGTGTTTTGCTAAAGAGAGAGTTTGGCTACTGTTAGATGGTGTAGATGAGATGGGCGAAGATTCACCCGTGCAAGCATTAACCAAAATTAATCGAGAACTGACAGCATCACTGAGACAGGCGCGAGTGGTTTTAACTTGTCGGTTAAATGTTTGGGATGCTCAGGTTAATAATACACTTACAGGATTTGATACTTATAAAACTCAAGAGTTTAAACCAGAACAAATTGATGAATTTATTCAACAGTGGTTTGAGCGTGCTGGCAATTTAGCGAAAGGGAAGACACTACAGGATAAGTTAAAAGCAACTCAACATGAAAATATTCGTAATTTAGTAACAAATCCTCTGCGGTTGTCGCTGTTGTGTCAGACATTCTATTTGGATAAGCAAGGAGAATTACCAGAAACGAAAGCAGCACTTTATCAGAGATTTACCCGCTATTTTTATGAATGGAAATCAGAGTTATTTCCTGAGTTGTGTAACTCTGATGATTTAAAAGATGAATTACACCGCGCTTTAAGCAAATTAGCTTTTGCAGGAATTAACAGTCCGGCGCGGTTTCGCTTGCGGCGGAGTTTAGCACGTCAAGAAATGGGCGAGAGATTATTTAAACTAGCTGAGAAAGTTGGTTGGTTGAATTTAGTAGATAGATTAGCTGTAGATGATGAAGAAGTTTATGCTTTCTTTCATCCTAACTTTCAAGAATATTTTGCTGCGTTAAATGTTGATGATTGGCATGAGTTTCTGAATCATATTCCTGAGAATCCAACACAAGGAATTTATCGCATTTTTGAACCACAGTGGCGAGAGGTAATTTTGCTGTGGTTGGGTAGGGAGGATATACAAACAACATTAAAAGAGCAATTTTTGAATGATTTGCTAAATTTTCAAGATTATTGTGGAGATTTTTACTATTTCAAGGCATATTTTTTGGCAGCAGAGTGTATTATGGAATTGAGATATTATTTAGACATTGAACCTAAAAAAATAATATTAAAAGTTATTAAATACGCGTTTGGTTATTTTGATAAGCAGCAGTTAAAATGGTGCTTTTTTGTCCAACCAATTTCTCATGAAGCTAGAAAGATAATACAAAAGAAACTAGAAGTACAAAAAATAAAGAGTTATTTACTCCAATTGCTTGATAATTGTTCAGATTCTAATGTGCGTTGGGATATTGCTAATACTTTAGATAAAATTGGAGTTAGTAACAAAAAAATAAAAGCAATTCTTACTGCTGGAGTGACTTCAAAGCTGAAACCACATGTAAGTGAATCTGTTAAGCAATTAATAAATATAATTAAATTATCAAGTAATAGTAAGCCTTCACATACAACAGATTTATTATTAAATGATAGTCAAAACTTGGAATTATTTGACTCTTTTTTACTGGGAGATAGCGAATTAATAGAGCAAGTTCAGAATTCTGAAGATTGGTTTGTAATTGTAAGAGCTACTGAAAATCTACAAAATATACTAAAAATTAGTCAATTAGTGGAGATTGTTAAAACTTTTAAACCTTATCTGTTAGAATTACATGAATATTTGTCAGACGAAGTAGAAAATAAGCATTTTCGATATCAATACATTTATGAAATTGTTTGGCACTGCGCCCAAAATATGACTTACCCAGATTTCTATAACGCATGGCATTGGGAAAAGCATAAACCAGTAACTCTCAACCAACCTAACCTACCCCAACGCTTGCAAACTGCAATTAAAAATGACCCTCACCTTAGCCAAAGCATTCACTTAATCTATATCGACACCAGCAAATTCATCGAACCAGATAACTCAGCAGCCGAAATTTATGCCGAAATGGTTAGCCAAGGTTGTCCAGAACGTACTTCTGGCGAACCAAACAATATGTCAGGTTTAAAAGTTTACTTCAAATTACTAAAAACTGACAAACGAGTAGTTTTAGTATTTTACCCAGGCGCAACTAATCCTACAGATGAGGCGACATACAGCAAAGCATTTCTCAACGCCATCAGCAAATTTGAGGGTACAATTTGTTTGATTAGCGACCCCATACCAAACTACAACACCCTCAAAGTCTTTACACCCCACCAATCAGTTGATGAAATTTTAGAATGGTTGCGCGTTAGTTGA
- a CDS encoding glycoside hydrolase family 10 protein, which produces MNRLTKHWIIYLIVLEFILCLTVFTLPSFSFYAQPKNQSMVTEVRGVWLTNVASGVLFVPWGIDRAINQLAALNFNTIYPVVWNRGNTFYKSTVAKNTIGEEAEPTLNFMHGGQDVLAKIIKLAKPKGLTVIPWFEYGFMTPPNSELAKRYPDWLTIGQAGVNSVKEVLPEDANNGVVTKQAWLNPLNPEVQDFILELILEVVSNYNVNGIQLDDHFGMPVQFGYDRFTVELYKQEHQGKNPPTNPFNPEWMRWRANKITAFMGRIYRSIKEIEPNAKLSLSPNAKAFAYKYYLQDWETWVKNGWVDELVLQVYRHNQNSFKTELEQPAIKLALSKIPVVIGISTGTLRNPVRISQIKEQIDMVRDRSFSGISFFYWESLWGYIAPETPQKRRKVFQELFNTKAIRPFPIDETGSRLRL; this is translated from the coding sequence ATGAATCGGTTGACTAAACATTGGATTATTTACTTAATAGTTTTAGAATTTATACTTTGTTTAACAGTATTTACTCTACCTTCATTTTCATTTTATGCTCAACCAAAAAACCAATCAATGGTTACAGAAGTTCGAGGTGTTTGGTTAACTAACGTTGCTAGTGGTGTTTTATTTGTTCCTTGGGGAATTGATCGCGCTATTAATCAATTAGCGGCGTTGAATTTTAATACGATTTATCCTGTAGTGTGGAATCGGGGTAATACTTTTTATAAAAGCACTGTTGCTAAAAATACGATTGGGGAAGAAGCAGAACCAACACTGAATTTTATGCACGGTGGACAAGATGTTTTAGCCAAGATTATTAAACTTGCTAAACCCAAAGGTTTGACTGTAATTCCCTGGTTTGAATATGGTTTTATGACACCGCCAAATTCTGAGTTAGCCAAACGTTATCCTGATTGGTTAACAATTGGACAAGCAGGTGTAAATTCTGTCAAAGAAGTTTTGCCAGAAGATGCTAACAATGGGGTTGTAACTAAACAAGCTTGGCTAAATCCTCTAAATCCAGAAGTTCAAGATTTTATTTTAGAACTCATTTTAGAAGTGGTGAGTAATTACAATGTAAATGGTATTCAACTGGATGACCATTTTGGAATGCCAGTACAATTTGGTTACGATCGCTTCACTGTCGAACTCTACAAACAAGAACATCAAGGGAAAAATCCGCCTACTAACCCTTTTAACCCAGAATGGATGCGTTGGCGTGCTAACAAAATTACGGCATTCATGGGGAGAATCTATCGCAGCATCAAAGAAATTGAACCGAATGCAAAATTATCTCTGTCTCCCAATGCAAAAGCTTTTGCATATAAATATTATTTGCAAGATTGGGAAACTTGGGTAAAAAATGGTTGGGTGGATGAGTTGGTGTTGCAAGTATACCGTCATAACCAAAATAGTTTTAAAACTGAATTAGAACAACCAGCCATAAAATTAGCCCTCAGCAAAATTCCGGTTGTGATTGGTATCTCTACCGGGACTTTACGCAACCCGGTGAGAATTTCCCAAATTAAAGAACAAATTGATATGGTACGCGATCGCTCTTTTTCTGGTATCTCTTTTTTCTATTGGGAAAGTTTATGGGGTTACATCGCACCCGAAACACCCCAAAAGCGCCGCAAGGTGTTCCAAGAACTGTTTAACACCAAAGCCATCAGGCCATTTCCTATTGATGAAACAGGTAGTAGGTTGAGGTTGTGA
- a CDS encoding CHAT domain-containing protein: MQSLALRMPALAVLLAIFSIDSGLMNYHPIQGRVWAAELIADNQVVAQIPEAQKLFEQGNQQMARSQFASALQSFQQALNIYQAIGDRAHTAAVLNKLGEVYRHQGQTQTALQHHQQALAITKELNNRAEEAASLHHIAAVYATQGQYKNALQFYQQALSIWREVKDKSGEAITLIGLGNTYVSYIKSQLYYQQIKKPEEIKSYAEVRKYYQQALMIMGVLGDRAGVGWSLNGIGMTYATLDQKEQAVKYYEQALAQMRQAGDRIGEATVMLNLSQDYNWGIDNQREYRPISLDFSEPALAIVREIGDRPLTAKILIAIASTYKNKGEQPQIALEYYQQALPIAREIGDRSLEEEILNNLGYIYHSQGYPQTAQEYEEQALAIRQEMGVHVGWTTNIVKQAILVTYNIPQKRPTLITLLTGEALIHYRNGEAHAKFARYPAALSSYQQALAIVRQQKNRPWEWVILNQMGTIYETLGQLQVALDTYQQSLAIRREVAEQSTKTPIPHTIRVAFGTDVNIHRPVGIKLEDGLSNGLIKVGEGKPIKTAITTVESAEIAEIEKRGQRLEVIAGVAGWQNFAENEEENTLANIADIYKTLGQYQTALQFYKEALAIINAEMSSPENVEVRWRREELSPGDYRQQEQRIKRSMGAVYAALGQYQTALDYYQQSLAIVNMENSSHRLVNQKPILLSQIGEIYTNLGQYEAALTAYQQALAIARDPQTQDNYFVPEQQIRQFGQQELFRWTKIPFEKPDQAAILNSIAAIYAKLGQNQTAQEYREQANTLQREISNRNLENITGQKAVLITEVGRDAAKKTLVQVQPLEGDAVVLFARANSYATQGQYLKTQYQAALQAYQQALTIVRQQKNRPWEGIILTQMSAVYKLLGENQAATQVDQQALAIRQEIAKQSEKTATLLSKTPLSGAVYGEEIEIRLPSGKITTFNPAGGVIFFAQTPEKLKADQLYEAGLRQYIKREYARAIKTFETALLMYQQIEDKTGTGRTLFHLGDVYHHQRNYQQALKYYQQALAIQQEIGDRGWEKSSLKVIAAIYTNQAGEFLIVGKYQAALEKYQQVLEIAKKLGDEPRQWRTFHQMAIIYRNLGEYKLALDYYQKALPIQQEILGDWVGIEFNMGQIHEVLGQYELALKSYQEALKIAKRPVLIDSDGKWIGDIDGEVNALNAIGSIYSRQEKYELALNFHQQALTVLAKINNKELQNFLQGTTYYNIGVVHLKQRQYQLALDYLQPALTIYQQLKFRRTEGITLHAIAKVYLEQEKYELAGKLLQQSLVIAQEIGNKESEGHILNTIGNLLEKQNQPELAIIFFKQSVNVREAIRNNIRELSKEQQQSYTETIAKDYRHLADILLQRNRILEAQQVLDLLKVQEIDDYLRDVRGSEKTATGVVERPQERQIREVMQAEFDQAIALGRELAQLENISVSSRTPEQKQRILELRKIQQSLAKDFNTFLDSPKVREWIAQLQQTTQGQSFNLESSASALQDNLKKLQQGAVILYPLVLSDRLELVLVTPYAPPIRRTVAVTQEELNRAIVEFRTTLPKRTPKITVPAQKLYDLLIKPLENDLAQAQAQTIIYAPDGQLRYIPLAALYDGEKWLIERFQINNITAVSLTDLNTKPQNQLNVLAAAFTQGKYSFQVGSQQFDFSGLPFAGLEVETLAQTIPSTKKLLDKQFNSDIVLEMNDYAVVHLATHAAFTTGQPEESFILLGNGDRVTLRDIKNWRLPNVDLIVLSACETGLGDQFGNGREILGFGYQIQQTGARAAIASLWSVDDGGTQVLMNAFYNILAQGKTTKAAALRQAQIALITGKYGNLTPQLSEHLSHPFYWSAFILIGNGL, encoded by the coding sequence ATGCAATCCCTCGCATTGAGAATGCCTGCACTTGCTGTTTTATTGGCTATCTTTTCCATTGATAGTGGGTTGATGAATTATCATCCCATACAAGGGCGAGTGTGGGCAGCAGAATTAATTGCTGATAACCAAGTTGTGGCTCAAATCCCGGAGGCGCAAAAACTGTTTGAGCAAGGTAATCAACAAATGGCGCGGAGTCAATTTGCTTCGGCATTACAGTCTTTTCAACAAGCATTAAATATTTATCAAGCAATTGGCGATCGCGCTCACACCGCCGCAGTTCTCAACAAATTAGGAGAAGTTTATCGCCATCAAGGACAAACTCAAACCGCCCTTCAACATCATCAACAAGCCTTAGCAATTACAAAGGAATTGAATAACCGCGCAGAGGAAGCCGCATCACTGCATCACATCGCCGCAGTTTACGCAACCCAAGGACAGTACAAAAATGCCCTGCAATTCTACCAGCAAGCTTTATCTATATGGCGTGAGGTAAAAGATAAATCTGGGGAAGCGATTACTTTGATTGGCTTGGGAAATACTTACGTCAGCTACATTAAATCGCAACTTTACTACCAGCAAATCAAAAAGCCGGAGGAAATTAAGTCTTACGCGGAGGTAAGAAAATATTACCAGCAAGCCTTAATGATTATGGGTGTTTTGGGCGATCGCGCGGGTGTTGGTTGGAGTCTCAACGGAATTGGGATGACTTACGCGACGTTAGATCAAAAAGAACAAGCTGTAAAATATTACGAACAAGCCTTAGCCCAGATGCGCCAAGCAGGCGATCGCATCGGCGAAGCTACAGTAATGTTGAATTTAAGCCAAGATTACAACTGGGGAATCGACAATCAACGGGAATATCGCCCGATTTCTCTGGATTTTTCCGAACCAGCTTTAGCTATCGTCCGCGAAATTGGCGATCGCCCGTTAACAGCAAAAATCCTGATTGCGATCGCCTCCACCTACAAAAATAAAGGAGAACAGCCGCAAATAGCCCTGGAGTATTATCAACAGGCTTTACCAATAGCGCGAGAAATTGGCGATCGCTCCCTGGAAGAGGAAATCCTAAATAATCTGGGCTATATTTACCATAGCCAAGGCTACCCACAAACAGCGCAGGAGTATGAAGAACAAGCTTTAGCCATCAGACAGGAAATGGGTGTTCATGTGGGGTGGACGACAAATATTGTCAAACAGGCAATTTTGGTGACTTACAACATACCCCAAAAAAGACCAACTTTAATTACACTCCTCACAGGGGAAGCACTCATTCACTACCGCAACGGGGAAGCTCACGCCAAGTTTGCAAGATACCCAGCCGCCTTGTCATCCTATCAGCAAGCTTTAGCGATCGTCCGTCAGCAAAAAAATCGCCCTTGGGAATGGGTAATTCTCAATCAAATGGGGACAATTTACGAAACTCTCGGACAGTTACAAGTAGCCTTAGATACCTATCAGCAAAGCTTGGCAATTCGTCGGGAAGTTGCTGAACAGTCAACAAAAACACCAATCCCCCATACAATTCGGGTAGCCTTTGGTACTGATGTTAACATTCATCGCCCAGTGGGAATCAAACTAGAAGATGGACTCAGCAACGGTTTGATTAAGGTAGGGGAAGGAAAACCCATCAAAACTGCCATCACGACTGTTGAATCCGCAGAAATAGCCGAGATAGAGAAACGCGGACAACGGCTAGAAGTGATTGCTGGGGTAGCTGGATGGCAAAACTTTGCTGAAAATGAGGAAGAAAATACCTTAGCGAATATTGCAGATATCTACAAAACTCTGGGACAGTACCAAACTGCCTTGCAATTCTACAAAGAAGCCTTGGCAATCATCAATGCAGAAATGTCCAGCCCAGAAAATGTCGAAGTTCGTTGGCGCAGAGAGGAATTGTCACCAGGAGATTATCGCCAGCAGGAACAGCGAATTAAAAGAAGCATGGGTGCAGTTTACGCCGCATTAGGACAGTATCAAACTGCCTTGGATTATTATCAGCAATCTCTGGCAATTGTGAACATGGAGAACAGCAGCCACAGGTTGGTTAATCAAAAACCGATACTGTTAAGCCAAATTGGGGAAATTTACACCAATTTAGGCCAGTATGAAGCAGCGTTGACAGCTTATCAGCAAGCATTAGCGATCGCTCGTGATCCTCAAACTCAAGATAACTATTTTGTACCAGAACAGCAAATCCGCCAATTTGGACAACAGGAATTATTTCGCTGGACAAAAATCCCCTTTGAAAAGCCAGATCAAGCCGCAATTCTCAACAGTATCGCTGCAATTTACGCCAAATTAGGACAGAATCAAACAGCGCAGGAGTATCGTGAGCAGGCAAACACATTACAGCGCGAAATTAGCAACCGTAATCTAGAAAATATTACTGGTCAAAAAGCAGTCTTAATTACGGAAGTTGGCAGGGATGCAGCGAAAAAAACCCTTGTGCAAGTACAGCCATTGGAAGGAGACGCGGTAGTTTTGTTTGCAAGGGCGAACAGTTACGCCACCCAAGGGCAATACCTCAAAACTCAGTACCAAGCTGCATTACAAGCTTACCAGCAAGCCTTAACAATTGTTCGCCAGCAAAAAAATCGCCCTTGGGAGGGGATAATTCTCACCCAGATGAGTGCAGTTTACAAACTATTAGGAGAAAATCAAGCCGCTACTCAAGTTGATCAACAAGCCTTGGCAATTAGACAGGAAATCGCAAAACAAAGTGAGAAAACAGCAACTCTTTTGAGTAAAACGCCGTTGAGTGGGGCTGTCTATGGCGAAGAGATCGAAATTCGCTTGCCATCTGGCAAAATTACAACTTTTAACCCCGCAGGTGGCGTGATTTTCTTCGCTCAAACACCAGAAAAATTGAAAGCTGATCAACTGTATGAAGCAGGTTTGCGGCAGTATATCAAAAGGGAATATGCCAGAGCCATCAAAACCTTTGAGACAGCTTTATTAATGTATCAACAAATAGAAGATAAAACAGGTACGGGCAGAACTTTGTTCCACCTGGGAGACGTTTACCATCACCAAAGAAATTATCAGCAGGCGTTGAAATATTATCAGCAAGCTTTGGCAATTCAACAAGAAATCGGCGATCGCGGTTGGGAAAAATCCAGCCTCAAAGTCATAGCAGCAATTTATACAAATCAAGCTGGTGAATTTTTGATAGTGGGTAAATATCAAGCAGCCTTAGAAAAATACCAGCAAGTCTTGGAGATTGCCAAAAAACTAGGTGATGAGCCAAGGCAATGGCGGACTTTCCATCAAATGGCAATCATTTACAGGAATTTAGGAGAGTATAAATTAGCTCTCGATTACTATCAAAAAGCCTTACCCATCCAGCAAGAAATTTTAGGCGACTGGGTAGGAATTGAATTTAATATGGGGCAGATTCATGAGGTGTTAGGACAATACGAACTGGCTTTAAAATCTTATCAGGAAGCCTTAAAAATCGCCAAAAGACCTGTACTGATTGACTCAGACGGGAAATGGATCGGAGATATTGACGGTGAAGTCAACGCCCTGAATGCGATCGGCAGTATTTATTCCAGACAAGAAAAGTATGAATTAGCATTAAATTTCCATCAGCAAGCCTTAACAGTGCTGGCAAAAATTAACAACAAAGAACTGCAAAATTTTCTCCAAGGAACAACATATTACAATATTGGGGTTGTTCATCTCAAACAAAGACAATATCAATTAGCTTTAGATTATTTGCAACCAGCTTTGACGATTTATCAACAATTAAAATTTAGGCGGACAGAGGGGATAACTCTCCACGCGATCGCCAAAGTTTATTTAGAGCAAGAAAAATATGAATTAGCCGGGAAATTATTACAGCAAAGTTTAGTGATTGCTCAGGAAATTGGCAACAAAGAAAGCGAAGGACATATCCTCAATACTATTGGTAACTTACTCGAAAAACAGAACCAACCAGAATTAGCAATTATCTTCTTCAAACAATCAGTAAATGTGCGAGAAGCAATTCGCAATAATATTCGAGAATTAAGCAAAGAACAACAGCAATCTTATACAGAAACCATTGCCAAAGATTATCGCCATTTAGCCGATATCCTACTGCAACGCAACCGAATTTTAGAAGCGCAACAAGTACTGGACTTGCTCAAAGTCCAAGAAATTGACGACTATCTGCGCGACGTGCGGGGGAGTGAAAAAACGGCGACTGGTGTTGTGGAACGTCCCCAAGAACGGCAAATACGAGAGGTGATGCAAGCGGAATTTGACCAAGCGATCGCCCTTGGTAGAGAACTCGCCCAACTGGAAAACATTAGTGTGAGCAGCCGCACCCCAGAGCAGAAACAGCGTATTTTAGAATTACGCAAAATCCAGCAGTCACTAGCCAAAGACTTTAACACCTTCCTAGATAGCCCGAAAGTGCGAGAATGGATTGCCCAACTCCAGCAAACCACCCAGGGGCAAAGTTTTAACTTGGAATCCTCCGCCAGTGCCTTACAAGATAACTTAAAAAAACTTCAGCAAGGCGCAGTTATACTTTATCCTCTAGTATTGAGCGATCGCTTAGAACTAGTTTTAGTCACCCCCTACGCACCGCCAATCCGCCGCACCGTGGCTGTCACCCAAGAAGAACTCAACCGAGCGATTGTGGAATTTCGCACCACTTTACCAAAACGTACCCCAAAAATCACAGTTCCCGCCCAAAAACTCTACGATTTGCTGATTAAACCCCTAGAAAATGACTTAGCGCAAGCTCAAGCTCAAACCATTATCTATGCTCCCGACGGACAACTGCGTTATATTCCCCTAGCCGCCCTTTATGACGGTGAAAAATGGTTAATCGAACGCTTCCAAATCAATAATATTACTGCCGTCAGCTTAACCGACCTCAACACCAAACCCCAAAATCAATTAAATGTCTTAGCGGCAGCCTTTACCCAAGGCAAATATAGTTTTCAGGTAGGATCTCAGCAGTTTGACTTTTCTGGTTTACCCTTTGCTGGTTTAGAAGTGGAAACACTCGCTCAAACCATTCCCAGCACCAAAAAATTATTAGACAAGCAATTCAATTCAGATATTGTGCTGGAAATGAATGATTACGCCGTCGTCCATTTAGCAACTCACGCCGCATTTACCACCGGACAACCAGAAGAATCATTTATTTTGTTAGGAAATGGCGATCGCGTCACC